A genomic segment from Eisenibacter elegans DSM 3317 encodes:
- a CDS encoding DUF6089 family protein, protein MMKQTHIYLTALLWCLFLGYSVPTNAQTHEMGVSLGAMNYQGDMSSFINITNPGIGGGFFYRINPRPAFSFKLNGNYGYIQHADRLNKDAVSAARGFEFQTNILELGFQVEYNFFDLGRDKRDEYRWTPYLFAGVAGFFFDPVKNTRPTYGKFSMAIPFGLGIKYALSPTLNLGMSFEARRTFTDNLDDLNVDGNAGLAAPRDPKLFTGNPNDKDYYFFTVLSLSYVFPQDPCPVKIPRSKVNRARIR, encoded by the coding sequence ATGATGAAGCAAACGCATATTTACCTAACCGCGCTGTTGTGGTGTCTGTTTTTAGGTTATTCGGTTCCAACCAATGCCCAAACCCACGAGATGGGGGTAAGCTTGGGTGCAATGAATTACCAAGGCGACATGTCGTCGTTTATCAATATTACAAACCCCGGCATTGGGGGCGGTTTCTTCTACCGTATCAACCCCCGGCCGGCTTTTAGCTTTAAGCTCAATGGCAACTATGGTTATATCCAACACGCAGACCGCCTCAACAAAGATGCTGTCAGTGCGGCGCGTGGGTTTGAGTTCCAAACCAATATCCTAGAGTTGGGCTTTCAGGTAGAGTATAACTTTTTCGACCTTGGGCGCGACAAACGCGACGAGTACCGCTGGACTCCCTACCTCTTTGCCGGCGTGGCAGGCTTTTTCTTCGACCCCGTCAAAAATACACGCCCTACTTATGGTAAATTCTCTATGGCCATCCCTTTTGGCTTGGGTATCAAGTATGCGCTTTCTCCTACGCTCAATCTCGGGATGTCGTTTGAAGCACGTCGCACATTTACTGACAACCTAGATGACCTCAATGTCGATGGCAATGCTGGATTGGCCGCCCCCAGAGACCCCAAGCTCTTTACGGGCAACCCCAATGACAAAGACTATTACTTCTTTACGGTGCTATCGCTGAGCTACGTCTTCCCACAAGACCCTTGCCCCGTAAAAATCCCTCGGAGTAAGGTCAATAGAGCCAGAATACGCTAA
- a CDS encoding DUF6089 family protein has product MRKLWLSVLLAILSFAQVNDLMAQSKGDFGYTTINARVGIANYFGDLNPLAQYMSTELSFTRPSFGLEVERIFRGQRFGIRFGLMWARLQGDDFTAADPNNERHRYRYIRNAHFRNDVFETTLVGTIRIPEIAGGTWRNPVTPWTPYVFIGIGALYHNPVARTPEEFGGNWVSLKPLQTEGQDYSSFAFMIPFGVGVDWRLTDRIDIGVEMGMRFTFTDYLDDVSGLYTDPANLSSDLARAMANRTMEPVSALKGGSRQAEIQRLGGLIGTSVFIGPDGRPYTSFNGFGQEGDQRGNDGATDVYLVTSVHLKYVLGARPFCPDLGSRKRNRRGGRLR; this is encoded by the coding sequence ATGAGAAAATTATGGTTGTCAGTACTCTTGGCCATATTGAGCTTCGCTCAGGTAAATGATTTGATGGCACAGAGTAAGGGTGATTTTGGATATACCACTATCAATGCCCGTGTAGGAATTGCCAATTACTTTGGAGACCTCAACCCCTTGGCGCAGTATATGAGTACTGAGCTAAGCTTTACCCGCCCTAGCTTTGGCCTAGAAGTAGAACGTATCTTTAGAGGGCAGCGCTTCGGTATCCGATTTGGGCTGATGTGGGCGCGCCTACAAGGCGACGATTTTACAGCCGCCGACCCTAACAATGAGCGCCACCGATACCGCTATATCCGCAATGCGCACTTCCGCAACGATGTCTTTGAAACCACACTCGTGGGCACTATCCGTATCCCCGAAATAGCCGGAGGTACTTGGCGCAACCCCGTAACCCCTTGGACTCCCTACGTCTTTATTGGGATAGGAGCGCTATACCACAATCCCGTCGCCCGTACGCCCGAAGAGTTTGGCGGCAACTGGGTTTCGCTCAAACCGCTCCAAACCGAAGGCCAAGATTACTCCAGCTTTGCCTTTATGATTCCCTTTGGTGTAGGGGTTGATTGGCGCTTGACTGACCGCATCGACATCGGTGTCGAAATGGGCATGCGCTTCACCTTTACAGACTATCTCGACGACGTAAGTGGCTTATATACAGATCCAGCTAACCTGAGCAGCGACCTAGCGCGCGCTATGGCCAATCGCACGATGGAGCCCGTGTCGGCGCTGAAAGGAGGCTCACGCCAAGCCGAAATACAACGCCTTGGAGGCCTCATTGGCACCTCGGTCTTTATAGGCCCTGATGGCCGGCCATACACCAGCTTCAATGGGTTTGGCCAAGAGGGCGACCAGCGAGGCAATGATGGTGCTACTGATGTATACCTTGTTACGAGCGTACACCTCAAGTATGTCTTGGGAGCGCGCCCTTTCTGTCCTGACTTAGGCAGCCGCAAACGCAACCGACGTGGTGGCCGACTTCGTTAA
- a CDS encoding MarR family winged helix-turn-helix transcriptional regulator, translating into MSQLSSSYILQDSLGYLLTQAKRQIGQSLQQLFEQAGHDITREQWVVLLALWEQDGRNQRDIAAWVGKDKTSVTRLIHGLERRNLVVRVQHQVDRRNKLIYLTKAGKDLQKALIDEAQRNLEIAQEDIDPQELAICKKVLRQVSHNLSNYWEQAPQKLS; encoded by the coding sequence ATGTCCCAGTTATCTTCTTCTTACATCTTGCAAGACTCTTTAGGGTATCTGTTGACGCAGGCCAAGCGCCAAATAGGTCAGTCATTGCAACAACTTTTTGAGCAAGCCGGCCACGACATCACCCGAGAGCAGTGGGTGGTACTTTTAGCTCTTTGGGAGCAAGATGGCCGCAATCAGCGCGATATAGCCGCTTGGGTAGGCAAAGACAAGACCAGCGTAACCCGCCTTATCCACGGGCTGGAACGCCGCAACTTGGTCGTCAGGGTGCAACATCAGGTAGACCGTCGCAACAAACTTATCTACCTTACCAAGGCCGGAAAGGATTTGCAAAAGGCCCTGATTGACGAAGCCCAACGAAACCTAGAAATAGCCCAAGAGGATATTGATCCTCAGGAGCTTGCCATATGCAAAAAAGTGTTGCGACAAGTCAGCCATAACTTATCCAATTATTGGGAACAAGCCCCCCAAAAACTTAGTTGA